A window from Flavobacterium gyeonganense encodes these proteins:
- a CDS encoding contractile injection system tape measure protein → MTQNSHSIQKVFLEIDTSSMVMANSIKNSLAMFLQNEIFPLLEKYFNSIKNIENQIIQIEKLEILIDSDTEKKDILFSNSETKNDIKKQIEREIQKFINDAEKNSKNGQKNELEWKSISSKDKQIKTLLYFIENGSMPWWISKEEEIIFFKELNFNSLQNENFSALFRKLIHQEKVQKRIINQFSNQEIALLSTTFLKSETQQKPISTNRLLPLLNQKTHRFKVLFWQSVFDFWIEKKPIHLIKFYHQEQALFLSKEISFNLFFENIKLLVPLDFTNEEIIQMKTDYLTSEKEKTIAKSDSDSKKDKPEPKSILINEEVIIEDNHQDDDNGSKSCYVQNAGLIILHPFFKEMLKSCDLMDDNNTLLNKELAAHILHYAATKKENDYEHSMLFEKFLCGIPLHESIQRKIKIEDKHKKQVEEMLDSVVLHWSALKNTSTAVLRSEFLQREGKLDLSESNPKLFIERKTQDLLLEKIPWNISIVKIPWIQKLIYTQW, encoded by the coding sequence ATGACACAAAATTCTCATAGCATTCAAAAAGTTTTTTTAGAAATAGACACCAGCTCAATGGTGATGGCTAATTCTATCAAGAACAGCCTTGCTATGTTTCTGCAAAATGAGATATTTCCTTTACTTGAAAAATATTTTAACAGTATTAAAAACATTGAAAATCAAATAATTCAGATAGAAAAATTAGAAATTTTGATTGATTCAGATACAGAAAAAAAAGATATTTTATTTTCTAATTCTGAAACGAAAAACGACATAAAAAAACAAATCGAAAGAGAAATTCAGAAGTTTATAAATGACGCAGAAAAAAACTCAAAAAATGGACAAAAAAATGAACTGGAATGGAAGAGTATTTCTTCAAAAGACAAACAAATAAAAACGCTGCTTTATTTTATAGAAAATGGAAGTATGCCTTGGTGGATTTCAAAAGAAGAAGAAATTATATTTTTTAAAGAATTAAATTTCAATTCTCTTCAAAACGAAAACTTTAGTGCTTTATTTCGAAAATTAATTCATCAGGAAAAAGTTCAAAAAAGAATCATAAATCAGTTTTCAAATCAGGAAATTGCACTTTTGAGTACTACTTTTCTAAAATCAGAAACACAGCAAAAACCAATTTCAACAAACCGTTTATTACCATTACTCAATCAAAAAACACACCGTTTTAAAGTTTTATTCTGGCAGTCCGTTTTTGATTTTTGGATTGAAAAAAAACCAATTCATCTCATCAAATTTTATCATCAGGAACAAGCTCTTTTTTTATCCAAAGAAATCTCATTTAACCTTTTTTTTGAAAACATAAAATTGCTTGTACCATTAGATTTTACTAATGAAGAAATAATACAAATGAAAACGGATTATCTGACTTCTGAAAAAGAAAAAACGATTGCAAAATCAGATTCAGATTCAAAAAAAGACAAGCCCGAGCCAAAAAGTATCTTAATAAATGAGGAAGTTATAATCGAAGATAATCATCAGGATGACGATAACGGTTCTAAATCGTGCTATGTTCAAAATGCAGGTTTAATTATTCTGCATCCTTTTTTTAAAGAAATGCTAAAAAGCTGTGATTTGATGGATGACAACAACACTCTTTTAAACAAAGAGTTAGCAGCTCATATTTTGCATTATGCTGCAACAAAAAAAGAAAATGATTACGAGCATTCAATGCTTTTTGAGAAGTTTTTATGCGGGATTCCACTGCACGAATCCATACAAAGAAAAATTAAAATTGAAGATAAACATAAAAAGCAGGTTGAGGAAATGCTAGACTCGGTTGTCCTACACTGGTCAGCTTTAAAAAATACCTCAACGGCAGTTTTAAGAAGCGAATTTCTGCAAAGAGAAGGAAAATTAGATTTAAGCGAATCGAACCCAAAATTGTTTATTGAACGAAAAACGCAGGATCTTTTATTAGAAAAAATTCCGTGGAATATCAGCATCGTTAAAATTCCGTGGATACAAAAATTAATCTATACCCAATGGTAA
- a CDS encoding eCIS core domain-containing protein translates to MRAFDQRKKDSPAKTSFFGPKIQKKLKTGTAGDQFEVEADRVADKIVNNNSSGGGLLQSKDEVQQKPISETISSVQAKDIKDEEPVQKKSDKKEEDKKVQKKAEKKEEEKPIQAKCAECEKEDKVQKKDKKDEEKKVQKKEQNSEAEVQDNELEGKLDNSKGSGTGMDKKTKREMESGFGNDFSKVKIHTDANAVQMSQELGAQAFTNGNDVYFNKGKYSPDSKEGKHLLAHELTHTVQQTGGKQKSGTIQKSSIKNNKTHHEDLQSEKPEPKFKGNDPLEKTNDNEMYVSKGQKGTYVAELQKGLLKAGQKLPNYGVDGDFGSETRNAVIGFQSQNSLDNIDGIVGKETISVLDNTLIELKDKKDPESKDCGTAVKLNLSGSCFDYMNTCISETFSPDKSSALKIEVDVDYMTPQPDWIKEDVSIQVMKCGTFFDTKIGSKRVSSDNIPLKMSEEIKGVTPGDKYYVKIFSKSSSKLKTSYNISQ, encoded by the coding sequence ATGAGAGCATTTGACCAACGTAAAAAAGACAGCCCTGCCAAAACCAGTTTTTTTGGACCTAAAATTCAAAAAAAACTAAAAACAGGTACAGCAGGAGACCAATTTGAAGTGGAAGCTGACAGAGTTGCTGATAAAATAGTGAACAACAATTCGTCTGGTGGCGGGCTTTTGCAATCAAAAGATGAAGTACAACAAAAACCTATTTCAGAAACGATTTCTTCTGTTCAGGCTAAAGACATAAAAGACGAAGAACCAGTTCAAAAAAAATCCGATAAAAAAGAAGAAGACAAAAAAGTTCAGAAAAAAGCGGAAAAGAAAGAGGAAGAGAAACCAATTCAGGCTAAATGTGCCGAATGTGAAAAAGAAGATAAGGTTCAGAAAAAAGACAAAAAAGACGAAGAAAAAAAGGTTCAGAAAAAAGAACAAAATTCTGAAGCCGAAGTTCAGGACAATGAGCTGGAAGGAAAACTGGATAACTCAAAAGGAAGCGGAACCGGTATGGATAAAAAAACTAAAAGAGAAATGGAGTCCGGTTTTGGAAACGATTTCAGTAAGGTAAAAATCCACACCGATGCTAACGCAGTACAAATGAGTCAGGAATTGGGTGCGCAGGCTTTTACCAATGGCAATGATGTGTATTTTAATAAAGGAAAATATAGTCCTGATTCTAAAGAAGGTAAACATTTACTGGCACATGAATTAACGCACACTGTTCAACAAACCGGCGGCAAACAAAAGTCAGGAACTATACAAAAATCATCGATTAAGAATAATAAAACGCATCATGAAGATTTGCAATCAGAAAAACCGGAACCAAAATTTAAAGGCAATGATCCGCTTGAAAAAACCAATGATAATGAAATGTATGTCTCAAAAGGACAAAAAGGTACTTATGTTGCAGAATTACAAAAAGGATTGCTCAAAGCAGGTCAAAAATTACCAAATTATGGAGTAGACGGAGATTTTGGAAGTGAAACCCGAAATGCAGTAATAGGTTTTCAGAGCCAAAATTCGCTCGATAATATTGATGGAATAGTGGGTAAGGAAACAATTAGTGTTCTTGACAATACTCTGATAGAACTAAAAGATAAAAAAGATCCTGAGTCAAAAGACTGTGGTACTGCCGTAAAATTAAATTTATCCGGTTCTTGTTTTGACTATATGAACACGTGTATATCAGAAACTTTTTCGCCAGATAAAAGTAGTGCTTTAAAAATTGAAGTAGATGTTGATTATATGACTCCGCAACCTGACTGGATAAAAGAAGATGTAAGTATTCAGGTAATGAAATGTGGTACTTTCTTTGATACAAAAATTGGCTCGAAAAGAGTTTCTTCAGACAACATTCCTTTAAAAATGTCAGAAGAAATTAAAGGCGTTACTCCCGGGGATAAATATTACGTTAAAATATTCTCAAAATCAAGTTCAAAATTAAAAACATCCTATAACATAAGCCAATAG
- a CDS encoding eCIS core domain-containing protein: MGTFSQIANSVPPALSPFNAKKGEDFFGVQAKLSVGKSNDKYEAEADRMADKVVSNKQNNASTSFFSAAPIVQKNQGTEVKKEDQTENEVQQKPLAATVNPLQWQSIQKCDCDNENIQKKEEDGTQTETTANADFEKKLNSTKGGGTALSEDTKAEMESGFDTDFSNVRIHNDSSAVQMNQEIGAQAFASGNDIYFNEGKYNPESTSGKHLIAHELTHTVQQTGTIQRKMGDGHDLKSPRFSGEPKLESAFDDESYIQIGSQGQQVSKIQQALEDSGNPLPKYGVDGIFGPETQGAIRNYQTTNHLLVDGIVGPETMESLDEYFSKPKPKIPPVHPHVCEILQDDPESPTSQKTLFPLNTLSPDLKKAADGAPTVELPNGESAIKCKIPPKEKNVQNYADARFRQSLRDLK; this comes from the coding sequence ATGGGAACATTCAGTCAAATAGCAAACTCAGTTCCTCCTGCCCTATCCCCTTTTAACGCAAAAAAGGGCGAGGATTTTTTTGGCGTACAAGCAAAACTAAGCGTTGGAAAATCGAATGATAAATATGAAGCTGAAGCCGATAGAATGGCCGATAAAGTAGTGTCGAATAAACAAAATAATGCTTCAACATCATTTTTTAGTGCAGCTCCGATTGTTCAAAAAAATCAGGGAACAGAAGTTAAAAAAGAAGATCAGACCGAAAATGAGGTCCAACAGAAACCATTAGCAGCAACAGTAAATCCTTTACAATGGCAATCAATCCAAAAATGCGATTGCGATAACGAAAATATTCAAAAAAAGGAAGAAGACGGAACTCAGACTGAAACAACTGCAAATGCTGATTTTGAGAAGAAACTAAACAGCACAAAAGGTGGTGGTACAGCACTTTCTGAAGATACCAAAGCAGAAATGGAATCCGGTTTTGATACTGATTTTAGCAATGTAAGAATCCACAATGACTCATCTGCAGTTCAAATGAATCAGGAAATTGGCGCACAGGCTTTTGCCAGCGGGAATGATATTTATTTTAATGAAGGAAAATACAATCCTGAGTCAACGTCAGGAAAACATCTCATAGCCCATGAATTAACACATACTGTACAGCAAACCGGAACTATTCAAAGAAAAATGGGCGATGGTCATGATTTAAAATCCCCACGATTTTCCGGAGAACCAAAATTAGAAAGTGCTTTTGATGACGAAAGTTATATTCAAATTGGTTCCCAGGGGCAACAGGTGAGTAAAATTCAACAGGCTTTAGAAGATTCAGGAAATCCTTTACCCAAATATGGCGTTGACGGAATCTTTGGTCCGGAAACCCAAGGTGCAATTCGAAATTATCAAACGACAAACCATCTTTTAGTAGACGGTATTGTCGGACCTGAAACTATGGAAAGTCTGGATGAATATTTTTCTAAACCTAAGCCCAAAATACCTCCTGTACATCCGCATGTTTGCGAAATATTACAGGATGATCCAGAAAGTCCTACGAGCCAAAAAACACTTTTTCCTCTAAATACGCTTTCTCCTGATTTAAAAAAAGCAGCAGATGGCGCTCCAACTGTTGAGCTCCCAAATGGAGAATCAGCTATTAAATGTAAAATACCTCCTAAAGAAAAAAATGTACAGAATTATGCGGATGCCCGCTTCCGTCAGAGTCTACGGGACCTGAAATAA
- a CDS encoding DUF6402 family protein has protein sequence MRIPGVLRAKGMNEAARLMENWFIGAPAIAPSYGKSDSSTITKTFLNGFSKYTDKIDEILKDKTYINDAAKNEIRKVLAKRGLNKPGSVFDMSLNPVTFDSKGFSVQRGVIESAGIADPITGLSTALGAFTVKLGIEGKVIQHIISTDPLVTKDVVIIDKVGFYIRDSYDFNDGFFPQPLGYWNVCTNDIGKTPRDGRERVMNKDFRDWRGLNSKGEDALVFSNDWDIRTLSSSEHFDL, from the coding sequence ATGCGTATTCCCGGAGTTTTGAGAGCAAAAGGAATGAATGAAGCAGCTAGACTTATGGAGAATTGGTTTATAGGTGCTCCGGCAATAGCCCCTTCTTATGGAAAATCAGATTCCTCTACAATAACGAAAACTTTTTTAAATGGGTTTTCTAAATATACGGATAAAATCGACGAGATTCTTAAAGATAAAACATACATAAATGATGCAGCAAAAAATGAAATTAGAAAAGTATTAGCCAAAAGAGGCCTTAATAAACCAGGTTCTGTCTTTGATATGTCTTTAAATCCTGTAACATTTGATTCAAAAGGTTTTTCTGTTCAGCGTGGTGTAATTGAATCTGCAGGTATTGCTGATCCTATTACGGGCCTTTCTACAGCTTTAGGAGCATTTACTGTCAAATTAGGGATTGAAGGAAAGGTTATTCAACACATAATTTCGACAGATCCTCTTGTTACAAAAGATGTAGTGATTATAGACAAAGTAGGTTTTTATATCAGAGACAGTTACGATTTTAATGATGGCTTTTTTCCGCAGCCTCTTGGTTATTGGAATGTATGCACCAATGACATTGGTAAAACTCCTAGGGATGGCAGGGAACGCGTCATGAACAAGGATTTTAGAGACTGGAGGGGGCTTAATTCAAAAGGAGAAGATGCTTTAGTGTTCTCAAATGATTGGGATATTAGAACATTGTCAAGCAGTGAACACTTTGATTTGTAA
- a CDS encoding eCIS core domain-containing protein, with protein MSAFSQTGKSNPSAPSAFNSRKGEDFFGVQAKLNIGKSNDKYEAEADKVADVVVSDKKNIATEPFFTPSPVVQNKTAAETQSENKNTEIPKKTAIPEITPVIQPKLKVVQNKQFANSDVFFNPAPVIQKKQASEIQQKSNPEKETPKENAGKENAGKEKNLTKEITPVIPEKKETVQNKIESLEAIEKTNTSKSLVQPKKEEDIQKKNTVEKVNTPVNKTDLVKTESPKIAEKNLAPKPQIQKKKEEEIQAKEEEEIQAKEEEKELQMSAAADANPTDNSKLESTLNNSKGGGTPMSGQVKNEMESSFGADFSNVRIHNDSTAVQMSQQLGAQAFANGSDVYFNEGKYNPGSQEGKHLLAHELTHTVQQGAAAVQPKMIQKTTTPPAGSTVTPPSGVTPHDEANGEFSYEKGGFSYRINTRSSPLELILPTISISEFKARNRRLFVAPLDVPSDRNTAQPENWNTGTEAQANRLLDDKISEATRSGGFSRTEDEANRVYFFKGVGKPDLNIFGTRNQLLALAKLPIWDRDKNATTFQIDHIVEHQLGGADNVQNYELLEASANGSSGSSIAWEMNNKIREAYDVFMSPYYQTKTDKPVLPARPGRGNQYVNTFKDGGYKISFLDFDFELPTRSGMPDRYWSYNEITQGQHLNKIQALTGDEMRRMGTEDDPALFISPNGGQRLTIPAGNQYPVRNWLPRVDLTERPDFQNQTLKVDAYKSSDTRNANKISASYPNMTWNLNRIPNTYIFYVDKQTSIANAVTGTGGVFQSLRLPGMSPIQIDQMDLTEKGFSGSGKVLPTVPLISDADIDIVIDGDGVRLRKLFTANEFHFPAPFVIDNATLEVSFGTNGLGITGRVDFGINNVGTGHIQAAASMANGFALEGAFNFDSELFNPAEINVEYKDNIWTIGGRIGIIQGTIRGVKSATIQASYSENTFTASGEAELDIPGIRSGTMQATYNDTGFSIGGQFQLKDDIPGIRGGSVSANISKQDGEGYNVSVTGTAQPNIPGINSSLTVSYENGALTLSGSADYSRGMLSGTATVGATNRMIGEDGQPTGEPDDTMRVYGGGTLTLQLTPWLAATAGVKFLPNGEMEVTARLATDTYDVFPRKQFDRNLFTVPTIEIPLFAIPLGPRSLGLVAQVSGGLDFTAGFGPGQLRNLSAEITYNPEHEELTTITGHGEFVIPADAGLTMHGDLGLGLSIGIASLSGGIELAGTLGLEGEAGASVDLNWSPQTGLALDAEGHITVNPKFTFDINAFARASLGIGWFSISETWRYNLASFSWGPDIQFGLVFPIHYKEGEPFDISFDDIEVIYPELDVIDMAKDLASDVKDDIFD; from the coding sequence ATGTCAGCATTTAGTCAAACAGGAAAATCAAACCCTTCTGCCCCATCTGCATTTAATTCCAGAAAGGGAGAGGATTTCTTTGGGGTGCAGGCAAAACTCAACATTGGTAAATCGAATGATAAATATGAAGCCGAAGCCGATAAAGTAGCAGATGTAGTTGTATCAGATAAAAAGAATATTGCTACGGAGCCTTTTTTTACCCCATCGCCAGTTGTTCAAAATAAAACGGCTGCTGAAACACAATCTGAAAATAAAAATACTGAAATCCCGAAAAAAACTGCTATACCTGAAATCACTCCGGTTATTCAGCCGAAATTAAAAGTAGTTCAAAATAAACAATTTGCAAATTCTGATGTTTTTTTCAATCCTGCGCCTGTAATTCAAAAAAAACAAGCCAGTGAAATTCAACAAAAAAGCAATCCTGAAAAAGAAACTCCGAAAGAAAATGCAGGCAAGGAAAATGCAGGCAAGGAGAAGAATTTAACCAAAGAAATTACTCCTGTTATTCCAGAGAAAAAAGAAACGGTACAGAACAAAATTGAATCTCTTGAAGCAATAGAAAAAACAAATACTTCAAAATCTTTAGTTCAACCAAAAAAAGAAGAAGATATTCAGAAAAAAAATACGGTTGAAAAAGTCAACACTCCTGTAAATAAAACCGATTTAGTTAAAACTGAAAGTCCAAAAATCGCTGAAAAAAATCTTGCACCAAAACCTCAAATACAGAAGAAAAAAGAAGAAGAAATTCAGGCTAAAGAAGAAGAGGAAATTCAGGCTAAAGAGGAAGAAAAAGAACTGCAGATGAGCGCGGCTGCTGATGCAAACCCTACCGATAATTCTAAACTTGAAAGCACTTTAAACAACAGTAAAGGCGGTGGAACTCCTATGTCTGGACAAGTGAAAAACGAAATGGAATCCAGTTTTGGAGCTGATTTCAGCAATGTTCGTATACACAATGACTCAACTGCCGTTCAAATGAGCCAGCAATTAGGAGCGCAAGCCTTTGCAAATGGCAGTGATGTTTATTTTAACGAAGGAAAATACAATCCTGGCTCACAGGAAGGCAAACATTTACTGGCTCATGAATTAACACATACTGTTCAACAAGGTGCTGCTGCTGTTCAGCCCAAAATGATTCAGAAAACTACAACGCCTCCTGCCGGCAGTACTGTTACACCTCCAAGCGGAGTTACACCTCATGATGAAGCAAATGGAGAATTTAGTTATGAAAAAGGTGGATTTTCTTATCGCATCAATACAAGATCATCCCCTCTGGAATTGATACTTCCTACGATAAGTATTTCTGAATTTAAAGCAAGAAATCGTCGTTTATTTGTAGCTCCTCTTGATGTTCCGTCAGATCGAAATACTGCTCAGCCCGAAAACTGGAACACCGGAACAGAAGCGCAAGCAAACCGGCTTTTGGATGATAAAATAAGTGAAGCTACCAGAAGCGGAGGCTTCAGCAGAACAGAGGATGAAGCCAATCGGGTTTATTTCTTTAAAGGAGTAGGAAAACCCGATTTAAATATTTTTGGAACCCGAAATCAATTGCTGGCATTAGCAAAATTGCCTATTTGGGACAGGGATAAAAATGCAACAACTTTTCAAATTGACCATATTGTAGAACACCAATTAGGCGGCGCTGACAATGTTCAAAATTATGAATTATTAGAAGCATCTGCCAATGGAAGCTCAGGCTCTTCAATTGCCTGGGAAATGAACAACAAAATAAGAGAAGCTTATGATGTATTCATGTCTCCTTATTATCAGACAAAAACAGATAAACCGGTTTTACCCGCACGGCCAGGAAGAGGAAATCAATATGTGAATACTTTTAAAGATGGCGGGTATAAAATCTCATTTTTAGATTTTGATTTTGAACTGCCTACCAGATCCGGAATGCCAGACCGATACTGGTCTTATAACGAAATTACACAAGGACAGCATTTAAATAAAATTCAGGCTCTTACCGGAGATGAAATGAGAAGAATGGGTACCGAAGATGATCCTGCCTTATTCATTTCCCCAAACGGAGGACAAAGACTAACGATCCCAGCAGGAAATCAATATCCGGTTAGGAACTGGCTACCAAGAGTAGATTTGACGGAACGTCCTGATTTTCAAAATCAAACACTAAAAGTTGATGCTTATAAATCGTCTGATACCAGAAATGCAAACAAAATATCTGCTTCTTACCCTAATATGACATGGAATTTAAACCGTATTCCTAATACCTATATCTTTTATGTAGATAAACAAACTTCCATCGCTAATGCAGTTACAGGTACCGGAGGTGTTTTTCAGAGCTTGCGCTTACCAGGAATGAGTCCGATACAAATTGATCAGATGGATCTTACCGAAAAAGGGTTTAGCGGAAGCGGAAAAGTATTACCAACAGTTCCTTTAATAAGCGATGCTGATATTGACATTGTCATAGATGGTGACGGTGTACGCTTAAGAAAACTATTTACAGCCAATGAATTCCATTTCCCTGCTCCTTTTGTAATTGATAATGCTACTCTTGAAGTTTCATTTGGAACAAACGGATTAGGCATTACAGGAAGGGTTGATTTTGGAATTAATAATGTAGGAACCGGACATATACAAGCAGCTGCTTCAATGGCCAATGGATTTGCACTTGAAGGTGCATTTAATTTTGACAGCGAGCTCTTTAATCCTGCAGAAATTAATGTGGAGTATAAAGATAACATTTGGACTATTGGCGGTAGAATTGGTATTATACAAGGAACCATCAGAGGAGTAAAAAGCGCTACTATACAAGCCAGCTACAGCGAAAATACTTTTACAGCATCCGGAGAAGCAGAACTTGACATTCCCGGAATCAGAAGCGGGACCATGCAGGCAACATACAATGATACCGGATTTTCAATTGGAGGGCAATTTCAGTTAAAAGACGATATTCCCGGAATCAGAGGAGGAAGTGTTTCTGCAAACATTTCTAAACAAGACGGAGAAGGATATAATGTAAGTGTTACAGGTACAGCTCAGCCTAATATTCCGGGTATTAATTCATCCTTAACTGTTTCTTATGAAAATGGTGCACTGACACTTTCAGGATCTGCAGATTATTCCAGAGGAATGCTAAGCGGTACTGCAACTGTTGGCGCAACCAACAGAATGATTGGCGAAGATGGCCAGCCAACTGGTGAACCGGATGATACTATGAGAGTTTACGGAGGTGGAACACTAACATTACAATTAACTCCATGGCTCGCAGCGACTGCAGGCGTTAAGTTCTTGCCTAATGGTGAAATGGAAGTAACTGCCAGATTAGCAACCGATACTTATGATGTATTTCCACGCAAACAATTTGACCGAAATTTATTTACCGTACCTACAATTGAGATCCCGCTATTTGCTATACCATTAGGTCCGCGAAGTTTGGGATTAGTGGCACAGGTAAGTGGTGGTTTAGATTTTACCGCAGGGTTTGGCCCTGGGCAATTGCGAAACCTGAGTGCCGAAATTACATACAATCCAGAACACGAAGAACTAACCACAATAACCGGACATGGTGAATTTGTTATTCCGGCTGATGCTGGTTTAACTATGCACGGCGATTTGGGATTGGGCTTAAGTATAGGAATTGCCAGCTTATCCGGCGGAATTGAACTGGCAGGAACACTAGGCTTAGAAGGAGAAGCAGGAGCTTCAGTCGATCTTAACTGGAGTCCCCAAACAGGACTCGCATTAGACGCTGAAGGCCATATAACCGTAAACCCTAAATTTACATTTGATATCAATGCCTTTGCCCGAGCAAGTCTTGGAATTGGATGGTTTTCAATTTCCGAAACCTGGAGGTATAACCTTGCATCATTTAGTTGGGGGCCTGATATTCAGTTTGGTTTAGTATTTCCTATTCATTACAAAGAAGGCGAACCATTTGATATTTCTTTTGATGATATTGAAGTAATTTATCCTGAATTGGATGTAATTGATATGGCAAAAGATTTAGCTTCAGATGTGAAAGATGACATTTTTGATTAA
- a CDS encoding tetratricopeptide repeat protein produces MKTDIKEINNQGVVHFLNKNFAEAKNKYTEALSLDADNTTTLNNLGLLYLHEKKNKEAEELFRKAFTISENETYALNLGHSLIYQKQFLEAEKYYLKSINIKRTNLQSWESLVSLYEYTGQFEKAIDTLQTLIITGNSKVVYKIKLSKLLIKIEKYKEALDMLYTSLDNRGYESEILYYIAFVHLKNQNLGLAKTAVENSLSHNPFRELSLELAATIAISLLDNEMAIKYWNEILKINSMNHAVRINKSILYISKKQTKQALNELDFVLNFEPKNPKALYYKAVLYLEEKNKLYDAEKILKTLLQFQNDYAEKASAMLYNIFKQKKDDVD; encoded by the coding sequence ATGAAAACGGATATTAAAGAAATCAACAATCAGGGAGTAGTACACTTTCTGAATAAAAATTTTGCTGAGGCGAAAAACAAATATACAGAAGCACTTTCCCTAGATGCAGACAATACTACTACTTTAAATAATTTAGGTCTTTTATATCTTCATGAAAAAAAGAACAAAGAAGCAGAAGAATTATTTAGAAAAGCTTTTACTATTTCAGAAAATGAAACTTATGCATTAAATTTAGGTCATAGCTTAATATATCAAAAGCAATTTTTAGAAGCCGAAAAATATTATCTGAAAAGTATTAATATAAAAAGAACAAATTTACAGTCCTGGGAAAGTTTAGTTTCGCTTTATGAATACACCGGACAATTTGAAAAAGCAATCGATACTTTACAAACCTTAATTATAACCGGTAATTCCAAAGTGGTTTACAAAATAAAGCTTTCAAAGCTTTTAATTAAAATAGAAAAATATAAAGAAGCACTTGATATGCTATATACCTCGCTGGATAACAGAGGTTATGAATCTGAAATCTTATATTACATAGCATTCGTTCATTTAAAAAATCAAAATCTTGGCCTTGCAAAAACTGCTGTCGAAAATAGTTTAAGCCACAATCCGTTTAGAGAACTTTCTCTTGAACTAGCGGCAACAATAGCGATAAGTTTGTTAGATAATGAAATGGCTATTAAATATTGGAATGAAATACTAAAAATAAATTCAATGAATCATGCTGTCAGAATTAACAAAAGCATACTTTATATTAGTAAAAAACAAACAAAACAAGCCCTAAATGAACTCGATTTTGTACTGAATTTTGAACCAAAAAACCCCAAAGCCCTTTATTATAAGGCCGTGTTATATCTTGAAGAAAAAAACAAACTTTATGACGCAGAAAAAATCCTGAAAACTTTGCTTCAATTTCAAAATGATTATGCTGAAAAAGCTTCTGCAATGCTGTATAATATATTTAAACAAAAAAAAGATGATGTGGACTAA